In Paraburkholderia flagellata, a genomic segment contains:
- a CDS encoding NAD-dependent succinate-semialdehyde dehydrogenase, with product MELKTLLKDAALLRDQAYIDGRWCSADSGASFDVFDPATGNRLGSVPLIGEAETTRAIAAANAAWPAWRARTARERALVMRRWYELMIEHADDLALILTAEQGKPLAEAKGEIIYGASFIEWFAEEGKRVAGDTLATPASDKRLVVIKEPIGVCAAITPWNFPTAMITRKVGPALAAGCPIVVKPAEATPFSALALAVLAERAGVPKGVLNIVTGDPKAIGGAMTSSPVVRKLSFTGSTGVGRLLMAQSAPTVKKVTLELGGNAPFIVFDDADLDAAVEGAIASKYRNNGQTCVCTNRFYVHERVYDAFAAKLADAVKGLKVGHGTEGGVTLGPLINEAAVKKVEAHIADAVGKGATLATGGKRHALGHGFFEPTVLTGVTAQMDVAREETFGPLAPLFRFSSDEEVVKLANDTEFGLAAYFYSRDIGRIWRVAEQLEYGMVGINTGLISNEVAPFGGVKQSGLGREGSHYGIDDYLVIKYLCMAI from the coding sequence GTGGAATTGAAGACCCTGTTGAAGGACGCGGCGCTCTTGCGCGATCAAGCCTATATCGATGGGCGATGGTGCTCAGCTGACTCGGGCGCGAGTTTCGACGTGTTCGACCCGGCAACGGGCAACAGGCTCGGCAGCGTCCCTTTGATCGGAGAGGCCGAGACGACGCGCGCCATCGCGGCGGCCAATGCCGCTTGGCCTGCATGGCGAGCCCGCACGGCCAGGGAACGTGCGCTGGTCATGCGCCGCTGGTACGAACTCATGATCGAGCATGCCGACGACCTCGCGCTGATCCTCACCGCAGAACAAGGCAAGCCGCTCGCGGAAGCGAAAGGCGAGATTATTTACGGCGCATCGTTCATCGAATGGTTCGCCGAGGAAGGCAAACGCGTTGCGGGCGATACGCTCGCCACGCCGGCTTCTGACAAGCGGCTCGTCGTCATCAAGGAGCCGATCGGCGTTTGCGCCGCCATCACGCCGTGGAATTTCCCCACGGCCATGATCACCCGCAAGGTGGGCCCGGCACTCGCGGCGGGCTGCCCGATCGTAGTAAAGCCCGCAGAAGCCACGCCGTTCTCCGCACTCGCGCTCGCGGTGCTTGCGGAGCGGGCCGGCGTGCCCAAGGGCGTACTCAACATCGTCACCGGCGACCCGAAGGCGATCGGCGGCGCAATGACAAGCAGTCCTGTGGTTCGCAAGCTCTCGTTCACGGGTTCGACCGGGGTGGGGCGATTGCTGATGGCGCAAAGCGCGCCGACGGTCAAGAAGGTGACGCTCGAACTCGGCGGCAACGCACCCTTCATCGTGTTCGACGACGCCGATCTCGACGCCGCGGTGGAAGGCGCCATCGCCTCTAAATACCGGAACAACGGGCAAACGTGCGTCTGCACGAATCGCTTTTATGTGCACGAGCGGGTGTATGACGCGTTCGCTGCCAAGCTGGCCGACGCCGTGAAGGGCCTGAAGGTCGGGCACGGCACGGAGGGTGGCGTCACGCTCGGGCCGCTCATCAACGAGGCGGCGGTCAAGAAGGTCGAAGCGCATATCGCCGATGCGGTGGGTAAAGGCGCAACGCTCGCCACGGGCGGCAAGCGCCATGCCCTCGGCCACGGCTTTTTCGAGCCCACGGTGCTGACGGGCGTCACCGCGCAGATGGATGTGGCGAGAGAAGAAACGTTCGGCCCGCTCGCGCCGCTGTTCCGCTTTTCGAGCGACGAAGAAGTGGTGAAACTCGCCAACGACACCGAGTTTGGACTCGCCGCCTACTTCTACAGCCGCGATATCGGCCGCATCTGGCGCGTGGCCGAGCAACTCGAATACGGCATGGTGGGCATCAATACCGGATTGATCTCCAACGAAGTCGCGCCGTTTGGCGGCGTGAAGCAGTCGGGTCTCGGCAGGGAAGGGTCGCATTACGGTATCGATGACTACCTCGTCATCAAGTACCTGTGCATGGCGATTTGA
- a CDS encoding ABC transporter permease, whose translation MLLDFDRLGALRWMLVAVGAAVALFLLLPIVFIVALSFGDSQWLIFPPPGWTLEWYRQLFTDPGWIDSLLTSAKLAVIVTVLSVAIGFLASLALVRGKFRGRKAVQGFFLTPMVLPVVVLAVALYAFFLRIGLNGTMTGFVIGHLIIALPFSIISISNSLVSFDTALEDAALICGASPLTVKLRVTLPAIRLGLFAAAIFAFLASWDEVVVSIFMSSPTLQTLPVRIWSTLRQDLTPVVAAASSLLVGLTTILMLAGALLRRARAN comes from the coding sequence ATGTTGCTCGATTTCGATCGTCTTGGCGCGCTGCGCTGGATGCTGGTGGCCGTGGGCGCGGCCGTCGCGCTCTTTCTCCTGCTGCCTATCGTCTTCATCGTCGCGCTGTCGTTCGGCGATTCGCAGTGGCTCATTTTCCCGCCGCCGGGCTGGACGCTCGAGTGGTACCGGCAGCTCTTCACCGACCCGGGCTGGATCGACTCGTTGCTCACGAGCGCGAAGCTGGCGGTGATCGTCACGGTGCTCTCGGTGGCGATCGGATTTCTCGCTTCGCTTGCGCTCGTACGAGGCAAGTTTCGCGGCCGCAAGGCGGTGCAGGGCTTTTTCCTCACGCCGATGGTGCTGCCCGTGGTCGTTCTGGCCGTCGCGCTCTATGCGTTCTTCCTGCGCATCGGCCTGAATGGCACGATGACCGGCTTCGTGATTGGGCATCTGATCATCGCCTTGCCGTTCTCGATCATCTCGATCAGCAATTCGCTCGTGAGCTTCGACACGGCGCTGGAGGACGCAGCCCTCATTTGCGGCGCGTCGCCGCTCACGGTGAAGCTGCGCGTCACGCTGCCGGCGATCCGGCTGGGCCTGTTCGCCGCAGCGATCTTTGCGTTTCTCGCTTCGTGGGACGAAGTGGTCGTGTCCATCTTCATGTCGAGCCCGACCCTGCAGACGCTGCCCGTGCGGATCTGGTCGACGCTGCGCCAGGACCTGACGCCCGTTGTCGCGGCGGCATCTTCGCTGCTCGTCGGACTGACGACCATTCTGATGCTTGCCGGCGCGTTGCTGCGCCGCGCGCGTGCTAACTGA
- a CDS encoding MFS transporter, whose translation MSTPSTSRAEVTPDHAQSEVGHRFDTATVSIPTRVTMRVVAICLAMILAEGYDVAIYGAVLPMLTHGTDWSLSALQLGAIASCSLAGMMIGAMGAGTLSDMIGRRRMLLGSAALFSTMMAAAALAPTPAWFVVARIVGGLGLGGVVPTAAALTVEYSPPGRRSFNYALIYTGYSMGGILVALLAMNWLPTHGWRLLFGVGAAPLILVLLTARHLPESLDFLLARSRMGEARSVARALGIRHSALESDLQARGTHADVSGTQKAAPIRALFNASNVRATLAFWIAMFMGLLLLYGLSTWLPQLMRKAGFPLGSSLALLVTLNSTAALGSLLGGAVADRLGSKSVVSVLYLLAAASLCALPFAHGSVQTYVLVGIAGVGTIGNTMLLGAYITRYYPPRIRATGIGWALGIGRFGAIAGPLIGGALAQADAPLPWNFYAFAGTGLAAAAAVLAVPRQSSGIE comes from the coding sequence ATGAGTACGCCGTCAACGAGTCGCGCTGAAGTCACGCCGGATCACGCGCAAAGCGAGGTGGGGCATCGCTTCGACACTGCGACCGTTTCGATACCCACTCGCGTGACGATGCGGGTCGTCGCGATCTGTCTTGCGATGATTCTCGCAGAAGGCTATGACGTCGCCATCTACGGGGCCGTGCTGCCCATGCTCACACATGGCACCGACTGGTCGTTGTCGGCGCTGCAGTTGGGCGCCATCGCGAGCTGTTCGCTGGCCGGGATGATGATCGGCGCGATGGGCGCGGGTACGCTCAGCGACATGATCGGCCGGCGCCGCATGCTGCTCGGCAGCGCAGCCCTCTTTTCCACGATGATGGCGGCCGCCGCGCTTGCGCCCACGCCAGCCTGGTTCGTCGTCGCGCGGATCGTCGGCGGGCTGGGACTGGGCGGTGTCGTGCCGACCGCAGCGGCGCTCACGGTCGAATACTCGCCGCCCGGGCGTCGTTCCTTCAACTACGCGCTGATATACACGGGATATTCGATGGGGGGCATTCTTGTCGCGCTGCTCGCGATGAACTGGCTGCCCACGCACGGCTGGCGACTGCTGTTCGGCGTGGGCGCTGCGCCGCTCATCCTCGTGCTGCTCACGGCGCGCCATCTACCGGAGTCGCTCGACTTTCTATTGGCGAGGAGCCGCATGGGCGAGGCGCGTTCCGTTGCGCGAGCGCTCGGCATTCGACATTCGGCGCTGGAGAGTGATCTTCAGGCCCGGGGTACGCACGCAGACGTCAGTGGCACGCAGAAAGCCGCGCCGATTCGCGCGCTCTTTAACGCGTCCAACGTGCGCGCGACATTGGCGTTCTGGATCGCGATGTTCATGGGCTTGCTCCTGCTCTACGGGTTGAGCACCTGGTTGCCGCAACTCATGCGCAAGGCGGGTTTCCCTCTCGGATCGAGCCTCGCGCTACTGGTCACGCTCAATTCAACCGCGGCGTTGGGCTCGCTCCTCGGCGGCGCAGTGGCGGACCGACTGGGCTCGAAGTCCGTGGTCAGCGTGCTCTATCTGCTTGCGGCAGCCAGCCTGTGCGCCTTGCCATTCGCCCACGGCTCGGTGCAAACGTACGTGCTCGTAGGCATCGCTGGCGTGGGCACGATCGGGAATACGATGCTGCTTGGCGCGTATATCACTCGCTACTATCCGCCCCGCATCCGTGCGACGGGTATTGGCTGGGCATTAGGAATAGGGCGCTTCGGTGCGATCGCCGGACCGTTGATCGGCGGCGCGCTGGCACAGGCGGACGCGCCGCTGCCATGGAATTTCTACGCGTTTGCCGGAACCGGCCTCGCAGCCGCCGCCGCCGTGCTAGCCGTTCCGAGGCAATCTTCAGGCATCGAGTAG
- a CDS encoding 4-oxalocrotonate tautomerase: protein MPTFHVYLFEGRSIEEKRAFVDAVTRTTCESLGVEPNSVNIVIDEVKRENWGTAGKLWCDA from the coding sequence ATGCCTACCTTTCATGTCTACCTTTTCGAAGGCCGCTCAATTGAAGAAAAGCGAGCATTCGTTGACGCCGTGACTCGCACGACATGCGAGTCACTCGGCGTCGAACCGAACTCTGTTAACATCGTCATTGACGAAGTGAAACGCGAGAATTGGGGGACCGCGGGCAAGTTGTGGTGCGACGCTTAG
- a CDS encoding M20 aminoacylase family protein produces the protein MNAVLEEMRGKTGTMKEWLHHLHRHPELAFQEDQTSAYIAKLVKSWGYEVVEGVGKTGIVASMKVGDGTASIGIRADMDALPIQEGDRLEYKSEHTGVAHLCGHDAHSTMLLGAAEYLARTRNFNGTVRLIFQPAEETMGGGNAMIADGLFERFPVDAVFGLHNMPGLPRGKLHFRDGATMAAVDNWEIELIGKGSHGAMPELGIDPIVAGSSLVMALQTVVSRNVSPFNQAVVTVGAFLAGKAANVVAERAILRVSIRTTTKEDRPKVLGRVREITRAQAEAFSCKYEIREGAPGAVLLNDPEETAKAARIARDAFGEENVVYPGPAILGSEDFAFMLQQKKGTYFFLGNGDTPMVHNPDYVFDTENLPVGAAFWVTLVEKSLR, from the coding sequence ATGAACGCTGTACTAGAAGAAATGCGCGGCAAAACCGGGACGATGAAGGAATGGCTGCATCATCTGCATCGCCACCCCGAACTCGCCTTCCAAGAGGACCAAACCTCGGCCTACATCGCCAAGCTTGTGAAATCTTGGGGATACGAGGTCGTAGAGGGCGTAGGCAAGACCGGCATCGTCGCTTCAATGAAGGTCGGCGACGGTACGGCGTCGATTGGGATTCGTGCCGATATGGACGCCCTCCCTATTCAGGAAGGCGATAGGCTCGAATACAAGAGCGAGCACACCGGCGTCGCACACCTTTGCGGTCACGATGCACACTCGACGATGCTTCTGGGCGCCGCGGAATACCTCGCACGCACTCGAAACTTCAACGGAACGGTGCGGCTCATTTTCCAGCCTGCTGAAGAAACGATGGGCGGTGGCAACGCGATGATTGCGGACGGCCTGTTCGAGCGGTTCCCGGTTGATGCAGTTTTCGGTCTGCATAACATGCCGGGCCTTCCACGCGGAAAGCTGCACTTCCGCGATGGTGCGACTATGGCTGCTGTCGACAACTGGGAAATTGAGCTCATCGGCAAAGGCAGTCACGGGGCCATGCCAGAGCTGGGCATCGACCCGATTGTCGCTGGCTCTTCCCTGGTGATGGCCTTGCAAACAGTCGTTTCGCGCAATGTGTCGCCTTTCAACCAGGCGGTGGTGACTGTCGGCGCGTTCCTGGCGGGTAAAGCCGCAAATGTGGTCGCAGAGCGAGCCATCCTTCGTGTATCAATCCGGACGACCACCAAGGAGGACCGTCCGAAAGTACTAGGACGCGTGCGCGAGATTACAAGGGCGCAGGCCGAAGCTTTCAGCTGCAAGTACGAAATCCGTGAAGGTGCGCCAGGTGCCGTTCTGCTGAACGACCCAGAAGAGACCGCGAAGGCAGCACGCATTGCTCGCGATGCGTTCGGCGAAGAGAACGTGGTCTATCCTGGTCCAGCCATCCTCGGAAGCGAGGACTTCGCATTCATGTTGCAGCAGAAGAAAGGCACCTACTTCTTCCTCGGCAACGGTGACACGCCGATGGTCCACAATCCTGACTACGTGTTCGACACCGAGAACCTTCCTGTCGGAGCAGCGTTTTGGGTCACCCTCGTCGAGAAGTCGCTGCGGTAA
- a CDS encoding ABC transporter ATP-binding protein, which translates to MTAFLQIQRLRKTYDDVVAIDQVSLDVRKGEFMTFLGPSGSGKSTTLYIVAGFQEPTEGRVLLDGKPLLSVAPNKRNIGMVFQRYTLFPHLTVGENVAFPLRVRRRPDAEIKAKVEKMLKLVHLSECRDRMPAQLSGGQQQRVAIARALAYDPPVLLMDEPLSALDKKLREEIQLELRRIHQETGVTILYVTHDQEEALRLSDRIAVFNKGRIEQVGTGEELYGNPASRFVASFIGNSNFLPVKVTKNGDGRMNGVFPNGHEIASDAFTPTLAAGDEGTLMIRPEQMRISALHGASTARTPGGLPVTVRDITYLGDAMHYAVATPWQQEISIRMPAAHRHDSGIAIGTQALVDWDARDVRLFAQA; encoded by the coding sequence ATGACTGCATTCCTGCAAATCCAGCGTCTGCGCAAGACCTATGACGATGTCGTCGCGATCGACCAGGTGTCGCTCGACGTGCGCAAAGGTGAATTCATGACGTTCCTCGGGCCGTCCGGCTCGGGCAAGAGCACCACGCTGTATATCGTCGCGGGCTTCCAGGAACCGACCGAGGGGCGCGTGCTGCTCGACGGCAAGCCGCTGCTTTCGGTTGCACCCAACAAGCGCAACATCGGCATGGTGTTTCAGCGCTATACGCTGTTTCCGCATCTCACGGTGGGCGAGAACGTGGCGTTTCCGTTACGCGTGCGCCGCCGGCCCGACGCGGAAATCAAGGCGAAAGTGGAGAAGATGCTGAAGCTCGTGCATCTTTCCGAGTGTCGCGACCGTATGCCCGCTCAGCTCTCGGGCGGCCAGCAGCAGCGTGTCGCCATTGCACGCGCGCTCGCCTACGACCCTCCCGTGCTGCTGATGGACGAGCCGCTTTCGGCGCTCGACAAGAAACTGCGCGAAGAGATCCAGCTCGAATTGCGCCGCATTCACCAGGAAACCGGCGTGACGATCCTGTACGTCACGCACGACCAGGAAGAAGCGCTGCGCCTCTCGGACCGCATCGCCGTGTTCAACAAGGGGCGCATCGAGCAGGTCGGCACCGGCGAGGAACTCTATGGGAATCCGGCCTCGCGCTTCGTCGCGAGTTTCATCGGCAATTCGAATTTCCTGCCGGTGAAAGTCACGAAGAACGGCGACGGCCGCATGAACGGCGTGTTTCCAAACGGCCACGAGATTGCCTCGGACGCCTTCACGCCGACGCTCGCCGCCGGCGACGAGGGCACGCTCATGATCCGCCCCGAGCAGATGCGCATTAGCGCGCTGCACGGCGCGAGCACCGCAAGAACGCCGGGCGGTCTGCCCGTGACCGTGCGGGATATCACGTATCTCGGCGACGCCATGCACTACGCGGTGGCCACGCCATGGCAGCAGGAGATCTCGATCCGCATGCCGGCGGCGCATCGCCACGACAGCGGCATTGCGATCGGCACGCAGGCGCTCGTCGACTGGGACGCGCGAGACGTGCGGCTCTTCGCGCAAGCTTGA
- a CDS encoding SDR family NAD(P)-dependent oxidoreductase, whose translation MPSMDFPAGQVAVVTGAAGGIGAATAARYAEAGADVFLTDIGDKVHDIAKAISSKYPERKVHSFVADISDEKSVLGMAEEVKRVFGRVNHIAAVAGIVQKIAPVEHTDYAEWRRTFGVNIDGAFLVTKSLIPLLRSSGGGSIVTVSSVWGQSGRANFAAYCASKAAHSGLIQSLAQELAPSVRVNAVAPGHIKTDMHEVALQSMSEDRHQSKEDVRKHEWGAIPLGDGGDPRAIADTIVFLSSPASAYITGSTIDANGGLVFRT comes from the coding sequence ATGCCTTCCATGGACTTCCCCGCAGGACAAGTCGCTGTTGTGACCGGCGCAGCAGGCGGTATTGGTGCAGCGACCGCAGCACGCTATGCCGAAGCAGGTGCAGACGTTTTCCTTACGGATATCGGCGACAAGGTGCATGACATCGCCAAAGCAATCTCCTCGAAGTACCCTGAGCGCAAGGTTCACTCCTTCGTCGCCGACATCAGCGACGAGAAGTCCGTGCTCGGAATGGCCGAGGAGGTAAAGCGTGTTTTCGGTCGCGTGAACCATATTGCCGCCGTCGCCGGGATTGTTCAGAAGATTGCACCCGTCGAGCATACCGACTATGCAGAGTGGCGTCGCACGTTCGGCGTGAATATCGACGGCGCCTTCCTCGTCACCAAGTCGCTGATTCCGCTCCTTCGTTCCAGCGGTGGTGGCAGCATTGTTACCGTCTCGTCCGTATGGGGTCAATCGGGCCGCGCGAACTTTGCCGCGTACTGTGCGTCGAAGGCTGCTCATTCGGGTCTCATCCAGTCTCTCGCCCAAGAACTTGCTCCCAGCGTTCGCGTGAATGCCGTAGCTCCAGGCCACATCAAAACCGACATGCATGAGGTCGCCCTTCAGAGCATGTCCGAAGACCGCCATCAGTCGAAGGAAGACGTCCGAAAGCACGAATGGGGTGCAATTCCGCTCGGCGACGGCGGCGACCCGCGCGCAATTGCCGACACTATCGTATTCCTGAGCTCGCCGGCGAGCGCCTACATTACTGGCTCGACCATCGATGCCAATGGTGGATTGGTGTTCCGGACCTAA
- a CDS encoding GntR family transcriptional regulator yields the protein MSDALPSLRVERPTATLRELALEKMRTAILEAHFHPGERLVERSLCEILGVSRTVVREVLRHLETEGLVDSIPNQGPIVAVLDFETAAEIYEIRALLEGEAAMACAQHADERIVADLAGFIDQIQAAFEAQDHQSVRALTTAFYERMFMAGQKRVAWEIVQSLTARINRLRAMTIASDDRGRQAVDEMHQILAAIRAGNASAAREAAIAHVDRVAEIARKLLAEGHEHASLRQAG from the coding sequence ATGAGTGACGCACTGCCATCGCTGCGAGTCGAACGGCCGACGGCCACGTTGCGCGAACTCGCCCTCGAAAAAATGCGCACGGCCATTCTGGAGGCGCATTTTCATCCAGGCGAGCGCCTCGTCGAGCGTTCGCTCTGTGAGATTCTCGGTGTGAGCCGCACGGTCGTGCGTGAGGTGTTGCGGCATCTGGAAACGGAAGGTCTCGTCGATTCGATTCCGAACCAGGGGCCGATCGTCGCCGTGCTCGACTTCGAAACGGCAGCGGAAATCTACGAAATCCGCGCCTTGCTCGAAGGCGAGGCCGCCATGGCCTGCGCGCAGCATGCCGACGAGCGCATTGTCGCGGACCTCGCGGGCTTCATCGACCAGATCCAGGCGGCATTCGAAGCACAGGACCACCAGTCCGTGAGGGCGCTTACGACGGCCTTCTACGAGCGCATGTTCATGGCCGGGCAAAAACGCGTGGCGTGGGAAATCGTGCAGTCGTTGACGGCACGCATCAACCGCTTGAGAGCGATGACGATTGCTTCGGACGACCGCGGCCGCCAGGCCGTGGATGAAATGCACCAGATTCTCGCCGCCATTCGAGCCGGAAACGCGTCCGCTGCACGCGAGGCCGCGATCGCACACGTCGACAGAGTCGCCGAGATCGCGCGCAAGCTACTGGCGGAGGGCCACGAGCACGCGTCGTTGCGGCAAGCCGGTTGA
- a CDS encoding purine-cytosine permease family protein, whose translation MTGFTAEKLPPLRVTYEDDPRVRAEQAIDDYSRHVVPLTARTRKWSLTMAMWAVLSALFYLFISVAVAQAVGSANAIIGMVLSVVLYGVINYVIAVQSARNGLTVGLMSRRLFGGFGSIITSLLFGVTAVYFAVFEGSIIAVALKQYFAPASDIRWWYLLVVLYALPLVIGGVQVWLDKLNGVLLPLYIAGLVMLVVAAGTQYGYSADFIRIPASSSFALPGWLWAVVVYMGVFVNMMFTMDYARFGKPEDGKFHGTVTFGWVFYVALFLMNGLVGIYLMDTAFPGLKASEHGIADAVLKVAGGWGMLFIIISQTRINTANYYLASVNLSGFAARAFGLRWPRIVWVGIAGVLVYLMMLTNVFSYLLKALAWQGVAITSWVAIVLTHFAMHHSERNVPEFRPGRIRQVQPGTWAFLLSTAAGIGLIELGNPNSWYVQAAPIVIGIVSAAAYAVACKLGSSSVLRRATDPRNEVNDLWGARIECHVCKRSYSAMEMDRDPSADQQPICAGCAEGNHAFLAAAREEAQQLEGGHATGMLARQK comes from the coding sequence ATGACTGGCTTCACAGCTGAAAAATTGCCACCGCTACGTGTGACATACGAGGATGACCCTCGAGTGCGGGCTGAGCAAGCAATTGACGACTACTCGCGCCACGTTGTTCCGCTTACTGCTCGCACGCGTAAGTGGAGCCTGACGATGGCGATGTGGGCAGTTCTGAGTGCGCTGTTTTATCTGTTCATTAGCGTTGCTGTCGCACAGGCGGTCGGAAGCGCGAATGCAATTATCGGAATGGTTCTCTCGGTGGTGCTCTACGGCGTTATCAACTACGTCATCGCCGTCCAATCCGCGCGCAACGGTTTGACAGTCGGGCTAATGTCGCGGCGACTGTTCGGTGGATTTGGTTCCATCATCACATCGCTGCTCTTTGGCGTAACCGCTGTGTACTTTGCGGTATTCGAAGGTTCAATCATCGCAGTCGCACTGAAACAGTACTTCGCGCCCGCGAGCGATATCCGGTGGTGGTATCTGTTGGTGGTTCTCTACGCCTTGCCACTCGTCATTGGTGGAGTCCAGGTGTGGCTGGACAAGCTCAATGGCGTACTCCTGCCCCTCTACATTGCTGGACTGGTAATGCTCGTCGTCGCCGCCGGCACTCAGTATGGATACTCCGCGGATTTCATCAGGATTCCAGCTAGCAGCAGCTTTGCGCTACCAGGCTGGCTGTGGGCTGTCGTTGTCTACATGGGTGTCTTCGTCAACATGATGTTCACGATGGACTACGCCAGATTCGGCAAACCAGAAGACGGCAAGTTCCACGGGACCGTGACTTTCGGTTGGGTATTCTACGTCGCCCTCTTTCTGATGAATGGTCTAGTGGGCATTTATCTGATGGACACGGCTTTCCCTGGCCTGAAAGCAAGCGAGCATGGCATCGCCGATGCAGTCCTGAAGGTTGCCGGCGGTTGGGGCATGCTTTTCATCATCATCAGCCAGACACGAATCAACACAGCGAACTACTACCTCGCGTCTGTCAATCTGAGCGGTTTTGCCGCCCGTGCTTTCGGTCTGCGGTGGCCTCGAATTGTGTGGGTCGGCATTGCTGGCGTCTTGGTGTACCTGATGATGCTGACCAATGTCTTCAGCTACCTGCTCAAGGCACTTGCGTGGCAAGGCGTGGCCATTACGTCCTGGGTTGCCATCGTGCTTACTCACTTCGCAATGCACCACAGTGAACGTAACGTCCCCGAGTTCCGCCCCGGTCGTATTCGTCAGGTTCAGCCCGGAACGTGGGCATTCCTGCTCTCTACGGCCGCAGGCATCGGGCTTATCGAATTGGGAAATCCGAACAGCTGGTATGTGCAGGCCGCCCCCATCGTGATTGGGATAGTTTCTGCGGCTGCCTACGCCGTTGCTTGCAAGCTCGGCTCGTCATCCGTGCTTCGTCGAGCAACGGACCCGCGTAACGAAGTGAATGACCTCTGGGGCGCCCGCATCGAGTGTCATGTCTGCAAACGCTCCTACAGCGCGATGGAAATGGACCGTGACCCGTCAGCCGACCAGCAGCCCATTTGCGCGGGGTGTGCCGAAGGCAACCACGCCTTCCTCGCGGCCGCTCGAGAAGAAGCGCAGCAATTGGAAGGAGGACACGCCACCGGAATGCTCGCTCGCCAGAAGTAG
- a CDS encoding GntR family transcriptional regulator, giving the protein MVEMPLGSPVALAVNFLLEKIRQGEFAGGHRLVEGDLAAELDVSRGSIREALRILAGDGVVELIPHKGASVKRLNEGELIQIYEALTGMHWAAVRICAKRSDEQEIQECIGASLKRLSQVRMAEDHLSWFLALGEYHRETYRLSGNPILKREQDRMHNVHFHRELTRYIKVGNWDKYLSVYQRLTDAIRTGDVKKSGNIIADHLDHIVELLRQTEKPAIFR; this is encoded by the coding sequence ATGGTGGAAATGCCGCTCGGTTCACCCGTTGCCTTGGCCGTCAACTTCTTGCTGGAAAAAATCCGGCAGGGAGAGTTTGCGGGCGGACACCGTCTTGTTGAAGGCGACCTCGCAGCGGAACTCGACGTCAGTCGAGGGTCAATAAGGGAAGCGCTGCGCATTCTGGCCGGCGATGGAGTTGTTGAGCTCATTCCGCACAAGGGCGCTTCAGTCAAGCGCCTGAACGAGGGTGAGCTTATCCAGATTTACGAGGCGCTGACCGGCATGCACTGGGCAGCAGTACGAATCTGTGCCAAGCGTTCCGACGAGCAAGAGATTCAGGAGTGCATCGGCGCGAGTCTCAAGCGCCTATCACAGGTACGAATGGCTGAGGACCATCTCAGCTGGTTTCTGGCGCTCGGTGAATACCATCGTGAGACGTATCGGCTCAGCGGAAATCCGATACTCAAACGCGAGCAAGACAGGATGCACAACGTCCACTTCCATCGTGAATTGACACGCTACATCAAAGTCGGCAATTGGGACAAATACTTGTCTGTCTATCAGCGCTTGACTGACGCGATTCGCACCGGTGATGTCAAGAAATCCGGAAATATCATCGCTGACCATCTCGACCATATTGTCGAATTGCTTCGTCAGACCGAAAAGCCGGCCATCTTTCGCTGA